One Endozoicomonas gorgoniicola DNA window includes the following coding sequences:
- a CDS encoding SET domain-containing protein: MLYVATRDTKGRGVYSAKKIQRDQVIERCEVLVIPEEETSLLDNTVLFNYYFCWGEDQKEGAIALGFGSIYNHSYTPNALYRIDLDDQVLEFVALRNIPANEEITINYNGAPEDKSPLWNADEIKWIE, encoded by the coding sequence ATGTTGTACGTAGCAACCAGGGACACAAAGGGCCGGGGTGTTTATTCAGCGAAGAAAATTCAGCGGGATCAGGTGATTGAACGATGTGAAGTGCTGGTGATACCAGAGGAAGAAACTTCCCTGCTCGATAATACCGTTTTGTTTAATTATTACTTTTGCTGGGGGGAAGACCAGAAAGAGGGGGCAATAGCCCTGGGGTTTGGTTCTATCTATAACCACTCCTATACGCCTAATGCCTTATATCGCATAGATCTGGATGATCAGGTTCTGGAGTTTGTGGCGCTTCGGAATATTCCTGCCAATGAAGAAATTACCATTAATTATAACGGTGCGCCTGAAGACAAATCGCCGTTGTGGAATGCTGATGAAATTAAATGGATAGAATGA
- a CDS encoding ATP-grasp domain-containing protein produces the protein MSKHTVGLWLYQNGGGDVIQRKLVDRLRERDIGVISGLNLSQAMAHEGSIICNGVVMEDLDLFYTYNAGQQTQYQMYLYEMLDRCIPIVNNYKAFALTEDKFKTSHLLRRHGITTPDYCLSRHNNLEALRASMSDWGGRAVYKPTDGWGGTGIVRLENIDALDMLQPFINQIDVQHFFVERFIQNDHTDYRIDIVDGEFVGCYGRKAPQDDWKTNITSGGSIIKREPNDEVVNLALKAAKVTGLEIAGVDLIYDQEREEYVVLEVNGIPAFATPDQEEFGLDFNDLKIEKITDMIERKVTVNKLLDTPLQQDSTGIEVEEPKHAIS, from the coding sequence ATGTCTAAGCACACCGTTGGACTCTGGCTTTACCAGAATGGCGGAGGGGACGTCATCCAACGAAAACTGGTAGACCGGTTAAGGGAGCGGGATATCGGTGTTATTTCCGGCCTGAACCTTTCTCAAGCTATGGCTCACGAAGGTTCCATCATCTGTAATGGTGTTGTGATGGAAGATCTGGACCTGTTTTATACCTATAACGCAGGCCAGCAGACCCAGTACCAGATGTATCTCTATGAAATGCTGGATCGCTGTATTCCCATCGTTAATAACTACAAAGCATTCGCCCTGACTGAAGACAAATTTAAAACATCCCACCTGCTACGTCGTCATGGCATTACTACGCCGGATTACTGCCTGTCCCGTCACAATAATCTGGAAGCCCTGCGAGCCAGTATGAGTGACTGGGGTGGTCGTGCTGTGTACAAACCCACCGATGGCTGGGGCGGCACAGGCATTGTACGACTGGAGAACATAGACGCCCTGGACATGCTCCAGCCGTTTATCAACCAGATTGATGTGCAACACTTCTTTGTCGAGCGATTTATACAAAACGACCACACCGATTACCGCATCGATATTGTCGATGGTGAGTTTGTTGGCTGCTATGGTCGCAAGGCACCCCAGGACGACTGGAAAACCAACATCACCAGCGGTGGCAGCATCATAAAGCGTGAACCCAACGATGAAGTCGTCAATCTGGCTTTAAAAGCCGCGAAAGTCACTGGTCTGGAAATTGCCGGGGTCGACCTGATTTACGACCAGGAACGTGAAGAATATGTTGTTCTGGAAGTCAACGGTATTCCAGCCTTTGCCACTCCGGATCAGGAAGAATTCGGTCTGGATTTCAATGATCTCAAGATTGAAAAAATCACGGACATGATTGAAAGAAAAGTGACCGTTAACAAATTGCTGGACACCCCGTTACAGCAAGACAGTACAGGTATTGAGGTTGAGGAGCCGAAACATGCAATCAGTTAA
- a CDS encoding PhnA domain-containing protein: MSIESTLLQRCDSKCELCAASQHLDIFAVPPESEASADRSVMICETCRSQISQPEALDTNHWRCLHDSMWSPYPAVQVMAWRMLNHLSSETWAQDLLDQMYMDEETLEWAKEGMPEEDDDTPPTLDCNGTRLEAGDTVTLIKDLVVKGAGFTAKRGTAVRNISLTSNPEHIEGRVNGTRVVLLSCYMKKS, from the coding sequence ATGAGCATTGAAAGTACACTGCTGCAACGTTGCGACTCCAAATGCGAGCTGTGCGCAGCCAGTCAACATCTGGATATTTTTGCAGTACCACCTGAAAGTGAAGCATCAGCAGATCGCTCAGTGATGATCTGTGAAACCTGTCGTTCCCAGATCAGTCAGCCCGAAGCCCTGGACACCAACCACTGGCGCTGTCTGCATGACAGCATGTGGAGCCCTTACCCTGCGGTTCAGGTGATGGCATGGCGTATGCTGAACCACCTGTCGTCTGAAACCTGGGCTCAGGATCTGCTGGATCAGATGTATATGGACGAAGAAACACTGGAGTGGGCGAAAGAAGGCATGCCTGAAGAAGACGACGATACGCCTCCAACCCTGGACTGCAACGGCACCCGCCTTGAAGCAGGCGACACCGTTACTCTGATTAAAGATCTGGTGGTTAAAGGCGCAGGTTTTACAGCCAAGCGTGGTACCGCTGTTCGCAATATTTCACTGACCTCCAACCCTGAGCATATTGAAGGTCGTGTTAACGGTACCCGTGTTGTTCTGCTTAGCTGCTATATGAAAAAATCCTGA
- a CDS encoding IS30 family transposase, translating into MAYTHLSSEERYYIETELKNGTSQNKIAKKLGRSQPTVSREVNRNKGQRGYRHQQANRTARQRHKDKPKAIKLTDDIKQRISNDIRSDWSPEQVAGRLEKDGVIKLHHETIYQFVADDKRRGGSLYKHLRHQKKTYRKRYGSAHNRTGIPNRVGIEERPEVVNNRERVGDWEADTVIGKNHKGAIATLDERKTKLRLAVPLPGKKAKAVKQGIIDVLKPLKRFVKTITYDNGKEFVQHESIAKALKCDSYFAAPYHSWERGQNENANGLLRQYFPKSMELNGVTEKDVIIAVDKLNNRPRKCLGYKTPYEAFKESTGIDARKVMGYALMT; encoded by the coding sequence ATGGCCTATACACACCTGAGCTCTGAAGAGAGATATTATATCGAAACTGAACTCAAAAATGGGACTTCACAAAACAAAATTGCTAAAAAGCTTGGCCGTTCACAGCCTACCGTGTCGCGAGAAGTAAACCGCAATAAAGGGCAAAGAGGGTACAGGCACCAACAGGCTAATCGCACAGCTCGGCAGCGGCACAAAGATAAGCCAAAAGCTATTAAGCTGACAGACGACATTAAACAACGTATTTCAAACGATATCCGTTCAGATTGGAGTCCTGAACAAGTGGCTGGAAGGCTTGAAAAGGACGGTGTAATCAAGCTGCATCATGAGACGATTTATCAATTTGTAGCGGATGATAAACGGCGCGGAGGCTCGCTCTATAAGCACTTGAGGCACCAGAAAAAAACTTATCGAAAGCGATACGGTTCAGCTCATAACCGAACCGGTATACCAAATCGGGTTGGCATTGAAGAACGCCCCGAAGTGGTCAACAACAGAGAGCGAGTTGGTGACTGGGAAGCTGATACTGTAATAGGTAAAAATCATAAAGGAGCCATCGCTACATTAGATGAACGAAAAACCAAGCTTCGCCTTGCTGTCCCTCTACCAGGCAAGAAGGCAAAAGCGGTTAAACAGGGAATAATTGACGTACTCAAGCCTCTGAAAAGGTTTGTAAAGACAATAACATACGACAATGGAAAGGAGTTTGTTCAGCATGAATCAATTGCCAAAGCTTTAAAATGTGACAGCTACTTTGCTGCCCCCTACCATTCTTGGGAAAGAGGCCAGAATGAGAATGCTAATGGTTTGCTAAGGCAGTATTTCCCCAAGTCGATGGAGCTTAATGGCGTGACAGAAAAAGATGTCATCATTGCAGTGGATAAGCTGAACAACAGGCCAAGAAAGTGCCTGGGCTACAAGACTCCTTATGAGGCATTTAAAGAGTCAACTGGAATAGATGCAAGAAAAGTCATGGGTTATGCACTTATGACTTGA
- a CDS encoding ATP-grasp domain-containing protein, with product MQSVKAKLPKIGLLYLDHVLRFFDRSNFRGWPDKIETVVYHWGNDKQRFINEVKRKKIDVLIGNIPATAYETFRDIARALPEVRFLPDMDTQFSNKSKENVTHFCEKYDLAAPDTRVFYEQDEARTFLSQTCFPKIIKRSYGPSNYGGYYVHKVDSEAEALELLTEKRYYPVYLQDFIPMKADIRVMLIGHKPVCAFWRRPPEGEWLTNTSQGGSMDYMDVPAEALELAVRASKAANAEYWACDIAVSFDDEYRILECATAFAAFPYIRDWIGQYLMWKLSSGAMPQPHIPLYNWEELGKISSSVLRTMRYITFGHSADQQAMTDTCETYSEMDDDNYPIIDTHDRYKEEWPSEQWNRQDNYVSSRQVSARQPTPLTTADVSEEQQADTGIEDVPTPTIISIEVQETAPASEPKPALKTTVVTTVVTTVATTATKSPFDLSEGKLIEVLSSARGVSEGLALKIVTSLGREGVINALEKEPGQLTAVKNIKARKLAHIMKSWENHLQNY from the coding sequence ATGCAATCAGTTAAAGCAAAACTCCCCAAAATCGGCTTACTGTATCTGGATCATGTGTTGCGTTTCTTCGACCGATCCAACTTCAGAGGCTGGCCAGACAAAATTGAAACCGTTGTTTACCACTGGGGCAATGATAAACAGCGTTTTATCAACGAGGTAAAGCGCAAGAAAATTGATGTACTGATTGGCAATATTCCTGCAACAGCCTATGAAACCTTCAGGGACATTGCCCGGGCTTTGCCTGAAGTGCGGTTCCTGCCGGATATGGACACCCAGTTTTCCAACAAGTCCAAGGAAAACGTTACACACTTCTGTGAGAAATATGATCTTGCCGCGCCGGATACCCGCGTATTCTATGAGCAGGATGAAGCCAGAACGTTCCTGAGCCAGACCTGTTTCCCGAAAATTATCAAACGCTCCTACGGCCCGTCGAACTACGGTGGCTACTATGTTCACAAAGTAGACAGTGAAGCCGAAGCCCTGGAATTGCTGACAGAGAAACGCTATTACCCGGTCTACCTGCAGGACTTCATCCCCATGAAGGCGGACATCCGGGTGATGCTGATTGGTCACAAACCGGTCTGTGCCTTCTGGCGTCGCCCCCCTGAAGGCGAATGGCTGACCAACACCTCCCAGGGCGGCAGCATGGACTACATGGATGTGCCAGCAGAAGCACTGGAGCTGGCAGTTCGCGCTTCCAAAGCCGCCAACGCTGAATACTGGGCCTGTGATATTGCTGTCAGCTTTGACGACGAATACCGGATTCTGGAATGCGCTACCGCCTTTGCAGCCTTCCCTTATATTCGTGACTGGATCGGCCAGTACCTGATGTGGAAGCTGTCTTCCGGAGCAATGCCGCAACCCCATATTCCCCTGTACAACTGGGAAGAACTGGGCAAAATCTCATCTTCGGTTTTGCGCACCATGCGTTATATCACCTTTGGTCACAGTGCTGATCAGCAGGCCATGACGGATACCTGCGAAACCTATAGTGAAATGGACGACGATAACTATCCAATTATCGACACCCATGATCGCTATAAAGAAGAGTGGCCCAGCGAGCAGTGGAATCGGCAGGACAACTATGTTTCCTCCCGTCAAGTCTCTGCCCGCCAGCCCACTCCACTGACCACGGCAGACGTATCAGAGGAACAGCAGGCTGATACAGGCATTGAGGATGTACCCACTCCAACCATTATCAGCATTGAAGTGCAGGAAACTGCACCAGCCTCAGAACCAAAGCCAGCATTAAAAACGACCGTGGTAACTACCGTGGTAACTACCGTGGCAACTACCGCAACAAAGTCTCCCTTTGATCTTTCCGAAGGAAAACTGATTGAAGTACTGAGCTCTGCCCGGGGCGTCAGCGAAGGGCTGGCACTGAAAATAGTCACCAGTCTGGGAAGAGAGGGCGTTATCAATGCGCTGGAAAAGGAACCAGGTCAACTGACAGCAGTGAAAAACATCAAGGCACGAAAACTTGCTCACATCATGAAGTCTTGGGAAAATCACCTTCAGAATTATTAA
- a CDS encoding M20 family metallopeptidase, whose amino-acid sequence MNSYTQNKPGVDENGRVFSQWMEALGYRTERYQRADIGDHLHFIAPERDGRKVLLLGHLDTVFPAGSFEQFKEDEQWIYGPGVCDMKGGNWVALNALRQLHQQYGGLHNIDMLLVSDEETGSDDSKHLTAKLAKKYDACLVFEAAGANNEVVIARKGVATIYLDFTGKAAHAGNHYTEGCDANLAAAHMLIDLTNLTNLELGTTVNVGKMSGGIGANTVSPDARLVIEFRFTQGTERDRVLAAIDQLLSESAVEGVSVSMSGGLQRDVMESSPRQQQLLDEISQILGYSLPVEKRGGVSDANVASAAGVPTLDGFGPFGDGDHTVHERASKASFEQRIREVTAILSGMVMDGC is encoded by the coding sequence TTGAATTCCTATACCCAAAATAAACCCGGAGTTGATGAGAACGGCCGGGTGTTTTCTCAATGGATGGAAGCTCTGGGGTATCGTACTGAACGTTACCAGCGGGCAGACATTGGTGACCATCTGCACTTTATTGCACCAGAGCGTGACGGACGAAAAGTGCTGTTGCTGGGGCATCTGGATACGGTGTTTCCGGCAGGCAGTTTTGAACAGTTTAAAGAAGATGAGCAATGGATTTATGGTCCCGGTGTCTGCGATATGAAAGGTGGAAACTGGGTAGCCCTGAATGCATTGCGGCAGCTGCATCAACAGTATGGTGGCCTGCACAATATTGATATGTTGCTGGTCAGTGATGAGGAGACCGGCAGTGATGACAGCAAGCACCTGACGGCTAAACTGGCTAAAAAGTACGACGCATGTCTTGTTTTTGAAGCGGCCGGTGCAAACAATGAAGTAGTGATAGCCCGGAAAGGTGTTGCAACTATCTATCTGGATTTTACCGGCAAGGCTGCTCATGCCGGTAATCATTACACGGAAGGCTGTGATGCTAACCTGGCCGCTGCCCACATGCTGATTGATTTAACGAATCTGACCAACCTTGAGCTGGGAACCACGGTTAATGTGGGGAAAATGTCCGGAGGCATAGGTGCCAATACGGTTTCTCCTGATGCCAGGCTGGTGATTGAGTTTCGCTTTACCCAAGGGACTGAAAGAGATCGGGTGCTGGCAGCGATTGATCAGTTGTTGAGTGAGTCTGCGGTTGAAGGTGTGTCGGTCAGTATGTCCGGGGGATTGCAGAGGGATGTAATGGAAAGTTCACCCCGGCAACAGCAGTTGCTCGATGAAATCAGTCAGATACTGGGTTATTCGCTACCGGTTGAAAAGCGCGGCGGGGTCAGCGATGCCAATGTTGCCTCTGCAGCCGGAGTACCGACACTGGATGGTTTTGGCCCCTTTGGTGACGGTGATCATACGGTTCATGAGCGTGCCAGCAAGGCCAGCTTTGAACAACGTATACGGGAAGTGACGGCTATTTTGTCGGGGATGGTTATGGATGGCTGTTAG